The following is a genomic window from Strix aluco isolate bStrAlu1 chromosome 3, bStrAlu1.hap1, whole genome shotgun sequence.
TAATAGATTTATAATGTAATTCCTTCCACCGGGGCCTCTGGCTGCTGCggtaatatatttatttactctTCTATTGGTAGTTTTTAGACAATCTTGCTACTTACTCTTTCTGTTCTATCAGACGATTCAAGTGGGAAACGAAGACGCCATGATGCACACGCTGTTTGCAGATTCTTTCGCTACGCTGGGCCGACTGGACAATGTTACCTTGGTGATGGTTTTCCACCCACAGTATCTTGAAAGCTTTCTAAAAACTCAGCACTATCTCCTGCAAATGGATGGTCCACTCCCACTTCATTACCGACACTACATCGGCATAATGGTATGCTGGATCATAAAGCAGCGAGCAGAAACAGCCACTTTGGCAACAATCTCTGGTCTTGTTTAATAGCAGTTGTTACTGTGTTTTGCAGTTTCTAGTTGGAAAGGCATTTCATCGGGAGCTAAGGGGAGAAGCAGTGTAGGTTTGTTTGTGTGTGGTTTCATAAGACCAATACTTTATGTTCATAGTTTCAGTAGGACTGTgagaaagaggggggaaaaatctGCTGTAAAAATAAGACAAttgtttatttttggtttccTTAGTATCTCAGAAACTGTTCTTCAGGAAagcttgtttctgtgtgtgtgtgttctgtcGAATTCACCTCCCTCTAACTCAATAGTCCGTCCCATCATCCATTTCTGAATCTCTAAATTCTAAGCAAGTTTTCTGCCAGAAGTGGTTGATTTCATAATTTCCAATCCAGGTCAATGATCTTTGCTTGCTGAAGTTGAATTAAAGTTTTGGGCCGTGTCTTAATTTGATGGGGAAAGTATTACTGTTTGAATAAATGATACTGGGTCTGTTCTTTGCTGAAAAGCTGCCCTTAGTCTCCCATGCTATATGCATTCTGACACCTACTTTTGGTTTTGCTGGTAAAGATTCACCTAGAGGTAGCCTTGCTTTTTCCCCACTGGAGAATACTGTGCAGTGTGGATTACTTGCTTCAGGCCATACAATAAATCTGTGCCTGTACTTCTCCCTGGATACAGGCATGTTGCACCCGTAGCCAGCATGGATGAATGAGGAGTGTTTATGTTGTGAGACCAATAATCAAAACAGGCTGATGCGTTAATCTCAATTTTTGTTACTTCACCCTTTGATCACTGGAAGTCTTATTCTTGAATATTTTGAGGAAATGATGGCTTAGGGTATTTGTCATAAAGCACTAACTTACTGTAATTGTTTTCTGTATCACAACTGTGTTTTGCTTCCTAGGCTGCAGCGCGCCATCAGTGCTCTTACCTTGTTAACCTCCATGTGAATGACTTCCTTCATGTCGGTGGGGACCCTAAATGGTTGAATGGTCTGGAAAATGCACCTCAAAAACTGCAGAATTTAGGAGAACTGAACAAAATGTTGGCTCACCGACCCTGGCTTATCACCAAGGAACATATCGAGGTAAATCTTTCACGGAGTAATGTGAATGTACCCTTATTTTTCAGTAACGCAATCACGGATTCTTAGGGTTAGGAACCAGACAGGGTGAAAGCTGTTCTGTGTTACTTTCATTTCAGTGTTATATCGCTGTGATGCTGCATGATGCAATATCATTTGTGTCCTTGTAAAACTAACAGGATCAAAACTGGTCTTAAATGGCTAACAAATTTAACTTACAACTCGTGTTTCAGAGTTGTCGTGTCAGAATTCTGCTGGTGCAATGACGATGTGCTCAGATGTGCGCTTCCTTAAATTGTGTGCTTTGGGTAGCCAGAACCCCGAGCGTTTCGGAGATGCTGCAGGCAGAACACCAATCACCACATTTTTGTCTCAATTGCTGCTGGTTCACATGCTTAGTTTTCAGGCTGAGTTGGAGGGAGCAGGCTGGATGAACAGCCCAGGGGAGCGGTGGTGGCAAAagccagccagcactgcagcaccGATGTGCAGCGCGGGCAGCTCTCATGGCAGGGCCATGTCTGCCCCAGGCCAGGCAGTGGCTGCTGGAGCAACCCCGCTGCTCTCCTCTTTACCCTTAGCAAGGAGGAAGTGGGTGCTGGGACTTTGTGGGTGCTGCCTGCAAGGTGGAGAGGCGGCGGCAGGTCCTGCTGGGAGGCAGGACGCTGGGCTGTGGGGGAGGGCGCACGCTCTGCCAGAAGGCCCCAAACCTCCCACACTTTCCTGCCCGAAGGGGAAGTTGGGGTTTGAAGCTTCTTCTCAAATGCAGAGCATTCCACCCACAGGGACAAGATGGAGGGAGCCCAGCCCCCATGCTAGGTTTTTACACAGCTGATCCGCAAGGAGTTGCCGGAGTTTTCTGAGGCTGTAAAGACCAGTTGAAGAAACATGTGACTGTTGTGGTTGTGAGGTGTGAGATTTCAATGCAAGTTGGTCTGGCCTCGATACAAACCATATGGTGCAAAATAGAAACCCCACCGAATTCAGTAGCTGAGGGCCAGAGAGGGGAGAGAAGTCGTCTCCTGTGTGGCTTAACCACACGAGTCTGTGGCCGGCAGGTCACCTGGGTACAGGACACTGAGCACGCTAATGGCAGCAGAGAGTTAGGAAGCAGTTGTGGATGTTGGAAAAATCATTTTATCTGGTAACGGAATGTGTTGATAAACTACGTTAAGGTGGGATAATTTGAATGGCTTTAAAGTTAATACTTTTGTCTTGCATTATTTTGAAAGCAACTTTTGAAGACTGAAGAGAACAgctggtccctggcagagctgatCCACGCGGTCGTTCTCCTTACACACTACCACTCCCTTGCTTCTTTCACGTTTGGTTGTGGCATCAGCCCGGAGATCGACTGTGAAGGGGGTCACACCTTCAGGCCCCCTTCCGTCAGCAACTACTGCATATGTGATATTACAAATGGTTACCACGGGGTGGATGAAATTCATGCCAGCCCAACTGGAAGTATTCCAGTAAGTATCTGAACAAACAATCTCTTCCAATAGTAGTAGTTTCTTTGTAAACTTAATACATCGAGGGTGCTCATCTCTATTCATTCAGTGAGAGTGGGATTGATGAGCCTAACCAGTCGAAAAAACACATTTAGGAGAAGCTGAAATGACACTGGTAAGCTGGGGGAAGCTACCAAAGGGAGAGACAAAGATACTGTCTCTCAGTTGTCTATTTTTTTGATCTCTTGTCCTACAGGCAAACTGAGATAACTCCTGGCCTCATCTAGTTCATGATACATGCCCTGAGCAGCAGTGGCCAGGAGTGCTTTTTTTCATGGGTGCAATGGAAAATTGGCTTGTCCTTTGATTCCAGTCTTTGACTTTGTTGCCTTGAGTTGTTTGTGATACGTCACACAACAGATCATTCACAGTTTTCTGACTCTGCCtccaaaacagtgttttctgcCTGCAGTGGTTCTGCTCACTGATCTGTGCTTGGTTCCACTTAGTGAAAAGCATGATGTGGACTAAGTGCTGGTTTAAGAATAGTGATAACGGGGTAGTTTCAGTGGAGGTTCCTTGCCTGTGAGACTTTACAGCAATGGTGTGGGTGGCTTTTAAATTTTGCTTGATGAAGCTTGCTGGCTCTCTGAAGGAGCAAACTGcaaaaggcagagaggaaggggGCAAAACTGTATAAATTgaagataaatttattttgatttgcGCTCATGGATTTTTACAAGACCAGATATTGAATTAATAGTGTGTTGTGGTGTTAAAACAGCTCCTGTGAAATAAGATTATCTTGCACTAGCTTTCCTTTGAGGCTTCATTAAATATGCATTTACATtcactcttcctttttccttcaatATGTTTCTTCtgagcagagaaggggaaaaatacagtTGGGTAGTAAATTGTGGTTACTTCCTCTATCAGAATTTCTGTTACATCTCCTTGTTTTTCAGTTGTTAAACGTTTAAAGtaagaaagagaaattactttaattttaGTGTGAGAACCACTTGTTCCAAAAAGCTGTGATTCTTAAAATATGCTACAAATACCAGGGATCTAACTGAGAGAAGATGGTGACTAAATGTGAACCGTTGGGTCAGTACAAATTTCTTTCAAGAACTGTTTTGCTCGAAAAATCAGTGTTTAAAGATGTAAATGAAGGACATAAGTTGCGTTTAAATTTTCTGGCTTGATTTCTGCCATCATTGTCAGTTCTTGTTATatggaaatgaaatgtttttctctccttttcaagtCTACAGAGTCTGTCTGTGAAGTTGAAGCTCTTAtggagaaaatgaagcagctaCAGGAGTGCAGAGATGAAGAAGAAGCCAGCCAAGAAGAGATGGCTACACGTtttgaaagagagaagagagaaagcatGTTCGTGTGTTCTTCAGGTAGAACAGAtgtagtgtgtatatatatttatttagacTTTTCCAAATCACTTGAAGAAATGCTTACTatctctaaaggaaaaaaagtgttattagATGTCTCAAAAAAACGTTTCTATGAAGGGATCAAGATTAGGGGTGCCTTGTTTTCTTCCAGCCACACTTAAAAGCAAAGTAGGGCCGAGATTTGTGGCTTCTCTCAAACACACCGTAACGCTCACTGACCTGTATTATGTTTAATACAAATTTCCAACAGAAATGGAATCTCCCTCTTAAGAGATTCAAACATTTCACAAGAGATTTAAGCATCTCACAAGATGTTGCTAAAAGAAGTCCTTAACACACTTAGCTATTCAAGTGTATGAAACATTAGTTTTCAGATGACTGAGAGACAGTACTTAACCTGTTACAAGTTTGGGGTTGAAGTGGGCTTTTCAACAGTTTCCTCTAAAATAAACTTGGCATGGAAGTCTTAGAGGTCTCTCTTTTTAATAAGCTCTGTTCCAAAACAATTTTCCCTTGACATTTTTACAGACCCCCTTGAGTTAGGAGCAAAGTGTCCCCTAGACTGATGAGACAGGGTGAAGACTAGGACACAAAGGGAGAAAGAGATGTTCATCTATAAGAAAGAATCTGAGTGTTTTTCATGGAGTTGCCTCAAAAGCATAGTTGCAGTCACACTCAACTGCATCAAAGAATTTAAATGCATTCACTGGTAGTCCAGTGAAACtgtgtctttatttaaaaagctcAGGGACTCCCATTCTTCTGCAAGAGTTCTGCTAGTACACTTTCAATTTGTTCTTACTGAAATTGTGTGAAATTCTGTTTGAAATTAACAGAAGATGAAGAATCGGCACCAACAAGAGACGTGTCTCGTCACTTTGAGGATACCAGCTATGGTTACAAAGACTTCTCCAGACATGGAATGCATGTGCCCACCTTTCGTGTTCAGGTAACGAGGACAGGGCTGCTATCAGGAGGTTTAGTGTGCAGTTGGTTTGTTGTGCCAAATACCAAACCTGGAAATTGCTGTGCTGTAACTTACTGCCCCACGGATGAGAAGGCTTAAAGCAAGCAAATGATCAGCCCCCACCCTGCCACCCTTCCCCCTCTGGATTATCTGCCCCGAGAGAAATTACATTAAAGCACTAGGTCTTCACAAGTTCATTTCTGAAGTGCtccattctgtatttttattttaaggattaTTCCTGGGAAGACCACGGTTATTCCTTGGTTAATCGTCTTTACCCAGATGTGGGACAACTACTTGATGAGAAGTTTCATATTGCTTATAATCTGACTTACAACACAATGGCCATGCACAAAGATGTGGATACCTCAATGCTAAGACGAGCTATTTGGAACTATATTCATTGTATGTTTGGAATAAGGTCAGTTCTGCTACTTTTGTTCTAAACGCATCAGGCTTATTAGcgttggcttctttttttttctcctttctcagatTGAAGGAAAGCTATTTGTTAAGCAACATGCATGtattattaaacatttttgtttatgGAGGAGGGCCAGTAGTGGTACAAATTACACACTAATTTATTTTGCCATATGAGCTTAGAAACAATGAAAGTGAAATAACTGGTTCttgaaaatgaaagtgtttttctttcaattctgaACAGATACGATGATTATGATTATGGTGAAATTAATCAGTTGTTGGACCGCAGCTTTAAAGTTTATATCAAGACTGTGGTTTGCACTCCTGAAAAGACCACAAAAAGAATGTATGATAGCTTCTGGAGGCAGTTTGAACACTCTGAGAAGGTACAGTTCGCACGTGCTCTGAGGGCCATGGGCCGTAGCTCCGTTTGCCGCGCTAACAGCCGCAGCTACCCGCTAGCCTTGAAGCTTTACCTGACGTTCCTGGGATACTGCTCACATTCAGTGAATTCACTAGGAGGTGGTATAGCGCTTCCCaggctgaaataattttgcatttcctACTGCATGGTTGCTAGCTAACAGCTGCTCCGGCCTGTGCGAGCTCTGAACTGCACGGGGAGCTTGGACACGTAGCCGGGACAGCTTCACCTCCACTGCAGCCTTCTGCTCCGCTGTCGGCTGGTGCTGCCTGTGGCCCAGCGCCGCAGGGAAGTGGTGCGAGATCCAGAGGAGCTCGCTTGCTGGCCAGCGTCTTCGCAGTCCTACGGTCGTTTTCAGTGCAAATGGCCCCAAAGCAGTTGCTCTTGTTAAAGCCTAAGGTCCTGCTGCTGTGTTATAGTCTGAATTGTACCTCCCAGTAATATTTCTTGCTGTTGCCTCTTGGATGTCTACTCCAAGTTCACATCCTCCAGTTcttctttggaaaaatatttctaggCCTCGCTTAAAATGAATGCTGATACACTGCTGAAACATAAATGTGCCTTAATCAGTGGTCCTATCATTTCTTGCTAAACTCCTTGTGAAAATAGTCACCCAGTTATAATGAGGGTACTATAACTACAGTGATTTAAGGTGTTCAAGTAAAATACTacatgtgtttgttttggttagACTAACTGATAGAGATGAGTTTTTCAAGCACACAAATCCTTCTTTAAAGCCCCAAACTCTGCATCTGCATAGCCATCAAAATCGAAGGGTCATACATGTCTGTGTCCCTCAATGCAGTCACCATCCATCCTCATGGAAGTCACATGACTGAAACCACACACAGCTGTTACATGCCAGAACAAAGTCACAGCCAACCTCCTGTCAGTGAGAGCGTAACTTTTTACCCCTTCCTGACATGGGTTCTGATCTCATCCtcaaagaaataaagacattGAGGAGATGAGCTGGGGAATTCAAATTCTTACTTCCAGTAGCTATTCAACACCCCTCCCTCAATAAAGACAGTAGTTTTATGGCATGTTACAATTTTTCCTGTGCTTCACCTCAGCGAACCACTCTGTGTTCTTCAGGTGATCATTACCTGTGTGTTTCTCTCTCTGTCCCACAGGGGCAAATGACCTTAACACCTCTTCCTTTGCTAGCAACTCCCTCTGCTCCGCAGGTACCAACCACCCTTTTGCTTTTAATTGATTAACTTAAGCTAAATTTGAACAGTTATTTTTGAAGCTGTGCATAGTCTGCTGCTGAAAAAGGGCTTGTGTGCTTGAAGGCTTGTCTGGTTTTTTTGAGCTAAACCAGGGGGTCTACTAAAAGGACGGCTGCCTCTTCCCTCTGAGCCTGCCTGGGACCCACTGCTGCACTGTGCTGCAGTCCTGCAAGCAGCGTTTGGTCCATCTTCCCCCCCCGTCAGCAAGCTTTGTAGAGACAAATGATTATCTGGGTAGCTGAGAAGCGCTCCCCCGCTGCTACTGCAGACACCAATACAAAAACCACAGCCCCACAGACTTCCTTTCACTGGAGTACATCGTTGTGAGCATGCCGTTAAAGTgtaacttcttttctttcccaaaggTGCATGTAAATTTGCTTCTGGTAGAAGCTCGGATGCAAGCCGAACTACTTTATGCTCTGAGAGCTATTACTCGCTATATGACCTGATGTCTCCGGCTGCCTGTCGACGTCGGAATGTTCTGCAGCTGCAGTATGGCAGAGGAAGATACGAAGCCTCAGGACCAACGGTAGCTATAAGTTAAGATGCCCATTGTGCCATAACTCCTTTAGTTTCAGCTATTTCCGTGTTTGGAATATCACTGCTGCCACTCGGCAGTGAACGCTTGGCAGTTGAAAAGACAGGGTTGTGCAGAAGTGCTGCCTGCTCGTGGTATTTTGGCTTTAGGCAGCCCGGGACACACTCTGAACTTGTGGCAATATAGCAAATGATAGGTATATAGATCTTGTGTTAAGGCAAATACTACGGGAGTTGGAGCGTGACAAGAAGTGGGACTTGATGACATTTGCTTTCCCTATgagaataattttagaaaatcTCGATGCTGCTATTTGTGCTGGTGGAGTGAACAGACACAGGCTGTTCCAGTTAAGCTAAAAGCGAAAGTGAGCACTGCTATTGTCTGAGCCTTTATTGTGTGTGGTTTCAAAAAAGCCTTgttatttagatttcttttttaatgagagcTAAACCTCTTCTGTCCACACTGATAATTTGAAAGATAGCAGTCAGTTTTCTCAAATAGTTTAGCCTTACAATGCTACAGGACATATGTTGAGCATTATTTGGTGAGCTCCAAAGTGCAATGGTCTTCCTATGGAAAGAAGGGGACTGGAGTCCTCAGAGTTTTTTAGAGATCTAACTATGTGTCGAGTAGCTTCTTGTCCTGTTTTCCAAGGGTGAACCAAGGAGGAGCTAGGACAAGGTGTGGGAATGTTGTTCTAGACTGCCAAACAGTCCTACTGTATTACATGCCCAACGCTGGTCTTACTGACTTTTGCAGTTGCTTAAATAACTAGGCTAAAAACCATCTATTTTTAGTAAATCAAAACATGATTAAAATGCTGATGTTTAATATACAGTGGTTTTGGAGAACACATGAATACTTTTGTATGAGTGtgaattgctttttaaatttgtcAGTATTActggtattttttaaataaaggtaaCAACTTTTTCTCTTGGCGTTTTTGTGTGGTTTAACTTTGCGCTTCTGTTCTTATGGGTTTACTTACCGGTTCAAAGACCATTAAAAATTTCTCTCACTACAGAACATTCTGAGAACAGTTTTAAGTTTACAGTCCAAGAAGCTAAATTATCTAAAAAGATCTAGGGGAGAAAGATTAATAAACTGTCAAAAATTGTGACTAACAGGAAGCATCTGCTGCTTCCTCTTAActaaaaatacaggatttttaatGTTCCAAAAACAGAGCGAAACTTTCCTGTCTAAGAGCATATCCTAAAGCTAAGCTCTGCCTAATGACAAGGAAGAAATGTCTTTCCAGTCTGCAAGTGGAGTTGCTGCAGCACCTGAttctcctgctgctttctggGGTGATCAAAGGTAGACATGAGATTTTCTGAGAAGCCTAAACTGGCTGTTTCCATCCTCTGCTCTCCAGGCATGTGCTCCCTTTTCAAGCAGCAAACACTGCAGTCCACTTGTGTGCGTCAGTGGCTTCATTTCCAAACAGAGCACTGACCACAACCTGTGGCCAATCCGAACTACACACAAAGCTACTTACTTACCTTGGAGAAAGGGCCTGAACTCAGTGGGAGATTTACCATTAAAAATGCTGAGGCATTTGTGGTCCTAAGTAGAAGAGAACAAGCAAGGCTGGTAAGCATGGTGGCAACCAAAGATGGTGGGGttagtctttaaaaacaagaaaatggcAAAGTCACCAGATGCTCCATGGAAGTGGCAAtcactgccctgagcagcagcagctgcttatTTCTCTGTAGTGAGAGAAACCCATCTGAGCTCACTGAGAACCAGGCCAGGGGACAGAAATCTTTCTTTATTCTACCTGTGGGCTTGGGAAAATCCCCTTCTTTCCCACCTCACAAATAAGCAGCTGTATGATGCCAGGGCATGAGGGACAAGCCAGGGCCCTGTCTCAGGCTCTGGCACATGTGAGCTGCCCCCTCTGCTGCAGGCTGtgagccccagcagctcccaagCAGCAGCCCCTGTGCACAGCCACCGCCTCTCATGTGCCTCTGCTGTGGTGGGCACTACAGTAGTACTGGCAACTTGCCCCAAGAGAACATGGTGCTTCAGGATCCTGTCCAAAAGGCCAGGCCCAATGCATGGAAGGAGACATGCTGCTGCGCACTGAGTGAAGGGAACTAAAGGGCTGGCTGCTGCGTGGGCCCAGGTAGGacacttaaaaaacccaaacccaactaAAAACACCCACACACCCCACACCAGATTAAAAAGAGCTGTGTGACACAGGCCAAGTACTTGGTTGCTAAACAGGAACAGCCACCTGAAGTCACAAGAGAGCTTCTTCATTGACGTGGTAGAAGATGCCATGAGACTAAATCAGAAACTCAGCATTTTGGGGCTTGTTCTTGTTacccacacattttttttccagagaaggaCATGGGCCTATGCAGCTCCACAGGAGCCACTGCTGGGTTTGCTGTTAGGTGCTGCAAAGCCCTGGGTGCCCACCCAGCAGCCCTGTGGGCACCTCTGCCCGCAGCAGGCACCGGCCACACTCTGAGCGCAAGGCCAGAGCTCCTGCCCAGCAGCCACCCCAGCTTTGCTCTCCACCACAGGACACCTGAATTCGCCCTCTGCTACAGGACACCCAGTGCTCCAGGCCTGTTTGCAGTTTGATTGGTAATGACTGACATACATAACTAGCCTTTTCTTTGAACAAATCTGAATTGCCTACATATGCACCTTGACTCGAGCAAAACATCCGTTTTGAGCTGCCTTCTGACAGATGCTCAGCACTTGTCAGCGCTGATGAGACCCGCTGACAGGACTTGGCCACCAGGCCTTTTCCACTGCATCCCCACCCTGCATTGCAGAGCCTGCCCTGTGCCTTGATGCGAATGCCAAGAACAAATGcctccagctccctccccagAGGGGAGTACTTACCCAACAGCCTTTCTTTTAATGCccccagaaagcaaaacaaacgGACATTGAAACCATTTATCTTCCCCCTTAACTTCAGCTAAAATTAAAATGGCAATGGAAGGAATGATAATTGAGATCTTGGAGCCAACCCTACTGAACTGCTGAGCCGCTCTCTCCTGCGGATTGCAGCGATGGAGGCTGCCACACGCACTCCCTAAGCAATTCACTGCGGGGCTGGGCCTTGCTGGTCATGAGAAATACCCGAGCTGCTGGGACAAAAAGAACGTTGCAGATTGCATTACCTTCGCTGAAGTTTCCTCCTCACCACTCCCAAAACCTGGACCGTGAAatctcccctcccctgccccatcAACAAGTGAAGTCCCCAAGAATGTAGAAACAGGGACCTAGACTAGGAAAAAAGTTTCCCTGCTCTCCTACTACTGCTCTGCTTCCCAGCAGAGGTCCGGGCACTGCCAAGGGTACAGCGGCACCGCTGAGGGAGCTCTGAACTGCCGCCTCAGAGAAACAAATTCCTCCAGCCTCTCTGCAGGGATTGCCAGGCTGGAGCCTTGCTCTCCTGGCACCCACAGCTCAGTGCGAGGCTGCTGACCCTCCGGATCAGAGCCAGGAGCCCGGCAACCCCTGCACGGCTGTTTATTCTTAGTAATCTGGGGTCAGAAAAGAGACAAATGGGTCAGGTCTGCAAAGCTTTCTGTAGCCAATCAGGCTGTTAATGCTTGAGGCCAGTGGTGCACCTGCTGAGCTAATCCATGGGCTACAAGCAGGGAATTCTACACACTGGAAGGATGAAAACTGAGCAACAAACAAGCCAGCAGTAGTCAGAAGGAACATGAAGGGTGTAGAGCCTTTTTTTTGCCCCATGGATGGAGACATGAGCCCAGGGGAGACAGCTGGCCAAGACAGTCCAGGAAGTACAGGCACACAGGTGGCTCCTGGTAGTGTGGGAACAACTGAAAGAAGAACACACTAGACTGGCTCAACTCTTCTTTTACATCACGGATATGGGTGTTTTGCCTTAAGATGTGAAGTCCCAATTCAGAAAAGCCTCTTTTCTGTTGGGCCTATATCCCACAAGCACCAAGGCAAGAGCTGCAACACCCCAGCCACACAGCATCAGGGAAAGAAAGGGGTCTCCAAAGGGAAGGGGAGTAACTTTCCCCCTGGCCACTGACAGCATTCAGTCTGCAGAGTGAAGCCTACTTGATGTAACACAGCAGAATGCCCCAATACATCTGGGTTACTCTCACACAATTTCATATGAAGTAAAAGGCTGTAGGTAAGATGTGGCTCCTGTGATGTAACATTCTTTTATAGTGCACAACATTTTTGGTACCACAGAGGTCCAGGTACTCAATGGTAACTTacctttcaaaaattaaaagttcactaaatagttttgtttcattttcccaaCCAAGAAACTATGCAATTAGTAGACAAATCACACTGAACAGCAGCTTGATCAGCTCAAAATCACACATGCAAAAATTTCATACTGACAAAAGTCAGTAAATGCCAGGCTTTACTGACTTTTTTAGAATTAAATTGCCATGCTCACCAATGGCAATGTACAGATATATTAGAAATATAAAACTGTACGATCTACACCACAGAAACCAAACAATGACTGATTAAAAGGGAGTAGTAGTCACAGTTGGAAGAAAGGAATGATGGCTTTGAATTCTATCCAGAAGTTTTTCTGCCACAGGTTTGAACTCTCTTTCCCAATATAGTTTGTGGTAGTCCCTTGAATCTCTGTCGAGGCTGTAATCCAACACTAGCTCTTCATCTGTAATCAAGGAAAATATTGTCATCAGTTCTGAATAAAAATGTACCCAACTATGTATTTTGTGACCACAGCACATACAACTTAGCAGTTGTGTATGCTGATGGCTTAAAACCAACTCTCTAAGACAAACTAAGCATCACTGTCTGAGAGACTTAGATTTAATTG
Proteins encoded in this region:
- the SESN1 gene encoding sestrin-1 isoform X2; the encoded protein is MRVARPGPRHQELGIRIPRPLGHGPSRFIPEKETIQVGNEDAMMHTLFADSFATLGRLDNVTLVMVFHPQYLESFLKTQHYLLQMDGPLPLHYRHYIGIMAAARHQCSYLVNLHVNDFLHVGGDPKWLNGLENAPQKLQNLGELNKMLAHRPWLITKEHIEQLLKTEENSWSLAELIHAVVLLTHYHSLASFTFGCGISPEIDCEGGHTFRPPSVSNYCICDITNGYHGVDEIHASPTGSIPSTESVCEVEALMEKMKQLQECRDEEEASQEEMATRFEREKRESMFVCSSEDEESAPTRDVSRHFEDTSYGYKDFSRHGMHVPTFRVQDYSWEDHGYSLVNRLYPDVGQLLDEKFHIAYNLTYNTMAMHKDVDTSMLRRAIWNYIHCMFGIRYDDYDYGEINQLLDRSFKVYIKTVVCTPEKTTKRMYDSFWRQFEHSEKVHVNLLLVEARMQAELLYALRAITRYMT
- the SESN1 gene encoding sestrin-1 isoform X1; amino-acid sequence: MEEREGEVRWDGLCSRDAATRAAALDTIGQAVLRRSETIAPVAAVPPTRAADGLLVPAARDGLSEVLARLLMLSKRCPFPDVREKSEAILGGVQELGIRIPRPLGHGPSRFIPEKETIQVGNEDAMMHTLFADSFATLGRLDNVTLVMVFHPQYLESFLKTQHYLLQMDGPLPLHYRHYIGIMAAARHQCSYLVNLHVNDFLHVGGDPKWLNGLENAPQKLQNLGELNKMLAHRPWLITKEHIEQLLKTEENSWSLAELIHAVVLLTHYHSLASFTFGCGISPEIDCEGGHTFRPPSVSNYCICDITNGYHGVDEIHASPTGSIPSTESVCEVEALMEKMKQLQECRDEEEASQEEMATRFEREKRESMFVCSSEDEESAPTRDVSRHFEDTSYGYKDFSRHGMHVPTFRVQDYSWEDHGYSLVNRLYPDVGQLLDEKFHIAYNLTYNTMAMHKDVDTSMLRRAIWNYIHCMFGIRYDDYDYGEINQLLDRSFKVYIKTVVCTPEKTTKRMYDSFWRQFEHSEKVHVNLLLVEARMQAELLYALRAITRYMT
- the SESN1 gene encoding sestrin-1 isoform X3 → MMHTLFADSFATLGRLDNVTLVMVFHPQYLESFLKTQHYLLQMDGPLPLHYRHYIGIMAAARHQCSYLVNLHVNDFLHVGGDPKWLNGLENAPQKLQNLGELNKMLAHRPWLITKEHIEQLLKTEENSWSLAELIHAVVLLTHYHSLASFTFGCGISPEIDCEGGHTFRPPSVSNYCICDITNGYHGVDEIHASPTGSIPSTESVCEVEALMEKMKQLQECRDEEEASQEEMATRFEREKRESMFVCSSEDEESAPTRDVSRHFEDTSYGYKDFSRHGMHVPTFRVQDYSWEDHGYSLVNRLYPDVGQLLDEKFHIAYNLTYNTMAMHKDVDTSMLRRAIWNYIHCMFGIRYDDYDYGEINQLLDRSFKVYIKTVVCTPEKTTKRMYDSFWRQFEHSEKVHVNLLLVEARMQAELLYALRAITRYMT